In a single window of the Gossypium hirsutum isolate 1008001.06 chromosome A13, Gossypium_hirsutum_v2.1, whole genome shotgun sequence genome:
- the LOC107919974 gene encoding uncharacterized protein isoform X2 translates to MDGGDAILDYATIQILPSQNSYEAYACLGNNVEKLGVGVLRKILPHLPELNNLYTHGSNSNSNAANYKLQPPNNLKSPTWFTLSTFSRFLCIVGSTDCLDTAKVIEAEMSQLEEAKKFHLSLYAQGHQDHNRSSENDFHNSIDMVPTSKFEVQNSSSETSKNELLRAMDSRLASLRSKLVAAFNQAVGETCSNEEVTHLAKFSETFGSNDVKNFLCMILELRDKCEIANPLNDVKSSCTHASVNGSINKTDGNNKISKPASSETPVKYGVSPAKVAQIERQSSTESEESSDSSDENQISAERSRALIRSASPRRSASPMRRVQIGRTGPRRAPALTVKSLGCFPAREKISYQRDVASADSEEEGSGNIKKPENNVQRMSVQDAINLFESKQRDQITDAPKRNSLANISLGPTKSALRRWSASMGESAVQCQSQNGSEDPVPEPSDNIIDNDIMERSTEVNLESDTRTRVENINETIDVRLEGLEESSCSPIDIQEVTDIIHEVEANETSKTAVEWSQQKEEELNQMHEKMMVNQLVSCRKPQSKVRQNLPPEQRGGFYHNYKEKRDQKLRGENAGKHAEKEATLRAMLKNLDERKARMASKNVNNTGKNDPSTKTQISVKNSQKLLKNPSQPANTRKETSKLSIAKKTSTRASPLPAVHKSWPSTPSPRTAGASPAKTSGATSSAGTMSTRRKPQSAQPAAQLGPKVESSLPQRRNAKATQTDKRGLVGVNEKQQQKLIKSSKPTKKKIAAAPGDSSNMLRAKPSLYNKVTKKSSVVPLESKPFLRKGSGFTSTDLVNKSKNPSQLEDSLKNTENSIDPQERDVIANASILVSEHQDASSPDHCDDAIQSETQPDGPPKCDLVESVKELAPDFDVGLKVVAGPSQCEEESTISPTAWVEVEEHRDLPNLSDVKTAEISSSADIAPIVSASPRVRHSLSQMLQEESSEGYIIDWGNAESLPAMVYQKDAPKGLKKLLKFARKSKGDANITGWSSPSVFSEGEDDAEESKVNNKRNSDNLLRKAALHTKNHGQEKTLLSDGFDRNLNSHELPSAQSGIRAFNTHKLHNGSVSAAASTTKGTRSFFSLSAFRGSKPS, encoded by the exons ATGGACGGAGGAGATGCGATTTTAGATTACGCTACCATTCAGATTCTGCCTTCTCAAAACAg CTATGAGGCATATGCATGTCTTGGTAACAATGTGGAGAAACTGGGCGTCGGGGTTCTTCGAAAAATCTTGCCTCATTTGCCCGAGTTAAACAACTTGTACACCCATGGATCCAATTCTAATTCCAATGCTGCTAATTACAAACTGCAACCCCCCAACAATCTCAAATCTCCCACATGGTTTACTCTATCTACCTTCTCCAG ATTCCTGTGTATTGTGGGTTCTACTGATTGTTTGGATACTGCTAAAGTTATTGAAGCTGAGATGTCTCAGTTGGAGGAGGCCAAAAAATTTCATCTTTCTCTATATGCTCAG GGTCATCAAGATCATAATCGAAGTAGCGAAAATG ATTTCCACAACTCAATAGACATGGTTCCAACATCCAAA TTTGAAGTCCAGAATTCATCATCAGAAACGTCAAA GAATGAGCTTTTGCGTGCTATGGACTCGAGACTTGCATCATTAAGAAGTAAGTTAGTTGCAGCTTTTAACCAAGCGGTTGGAGAAACCTGCTCCAATGAAGAAGTCACTCATCTAGCGAAGTTTTCAGAAACTTTTGGGTCAAATGATGTAAA GAATTTTTTATGCATGATTCTGGAGCTGAGAGACAAGTGCGAAATTGCTAATCCTCTGAATGATGTAAAGTCTTCATGCACTCATGCTTCAGTTAATGGCAGCATAAACAAGACTGatggaaataataaaatttcaaagccAGCAAGTTCAGAAACACCAGTTAAATATGGTGTTTCACCAGCAAAAGTTGCACAGATTGAACGTCAGAGCTCAACAGAAAGTGAGGAATCTTCTGACTCAAGTGACGAGAATCAAATATCTGCAGAAAGAAGTCGAGCTCTTATAAGATCTGCATCTCCTAGACGGTCTGCATCTCCAATGAGAAGGGTTCAAATTGGGAGAACTGGCCCGCGTAGAGCCCCTGCTCTGACAGTAAAGAGCCTTGGTTGCTTTCCTGCTAGAGAAAAGATATCATATCAAAGAGATGTAGCTTCAGCTGATAGTGAAGAGGAAGGATCCGGAAACATTAAGAAACCTGAGAATAATGTGCAGCGTATGAGTGTTCAAGATGCAATAAATCTTTTTGAAAGTAAACAAAGGGATCAGATTACTGATGCTCCAAAAAGGAACTCATTAGCGAACATCTCTCTTGGTCCAACTAAGTCTGCATTGAGAAGATGGAGTGCAAGTATGGGTGAATCAGCCGTCCAATGCCAATCACAAAATGGTTCTGAAGATCCTGTACCAGAGCCTTCTGATAATATCATTGATAATGATATTATGGAAAGGTCAACAGAAGTTAATTTGGAATCTGATACTAGGACTAGAGTGGAAAACATCAACGAAACTATTGATGTGAGGTTAGAAGGGCTGGAAGAGAGCTCATGTAGTCCTATAGATATTCAAGAGGTCACAGATATAATACACGAAGTGGAAGCTAATGAAACGTCAAAAACCGCAGTTGAATGGAGTCAACAGAAGGAAGAGGAGTTGAACCAGATGCATGAAAAAATGATGGTAAATCAGCTTGTTAGCTGTAGGAAGCCTCAATCTAAAGTCAGACAAAATCTGCCTCCAGAGCAGAGAGGTGGATTTTATCACAATTACAAGGAGAAGAGGGATCAAAAACTTAGAGGTGAGAATGCTGGAAAGCATGCTGAGAAAGAAGCAACATTGAGAGCAATGCTAAAAAATCTTGATGAGAGGAAAGCAAGAATGGCTTCCAAAAATGTGAATAATACTGGTAAAAATGATCCTtcaacaaaaacccaaatttctGTCAAGAATTCCCAAAAGTTACTTAAGAATCCTTCACAGCCTGCTAATACAAGGAAGGAAACCTCAAAACTTTCAATTGCAAAGAAGACTTCAACTAGAGCATCCCCCTTGCCTGCTGTTCATAAGTCTTGGCCTTCGACACCATCACCGAGAACAGCAGGGGCATCACCAGCTAAAACTTCTGGTGCAACCTCTTCTGCTGGCACTATGTCAACACGTCGGAAGCCTCAATCAGCGCAACCGGCAGCTCAACTGGGTCCTAAAGTGGAAAGTTCCCTGCCACAACGAAGAAATGCAAAGGCAACCCAGACTGATAAACGAGGTTTAGTGGGTGTGAATGAGAAGCAGCAACAAAAATTGATCAAAAGCAGcaaaccaacaaaaaaaaaaattgcagcaGCACCTGGGGACTCTTCCAATATGCTTCGGGCAAAGCCTAGTTTGTATAACAAGGTAACGAAGAAAAGTAGTGTAGTTCCATTGGAATCAAAGCCATTTCTCCGTAAAGGTTCAGGATTTACGTCTACAGATCTTGTTAACAAGAGTAAAAATCCTTCTCAGTTGGAGGACTCTTTGAAAAACACTGAAAATTCTATTGATCCTCAAGAGAGGGATGTGATTGCTAATGCTTCTATCTTGGTGAGTGAGCATCAGGATGCTTCATCACCGGACCATTGTGATGATGCTATTCAGTCAGAAACACAGCCGGATGGCCCTCCGAAATGTGACCTGGTTGAGAGTGTTAAAGAACTTGCACCTGATTTTGATGTTGGCTTAAAAGTTGTTGCCGGCCCTTCCCAATGTGAGGAAGAATCAACCATCTCACCAACTGCGTGGGTGGAAGTAGAAGAGCATCGAGACCTACCAAACCTATCTGATGTGAAAACAGCTGAAATTTCATCTTCAGCTGACATAGCACCCATTGTATCAGCAAGTCCACGTGTGCGCCATTCTCTGTCACAGATGCTGCAAGAAGAAAGTAGCGAAGGTTATATTATTGACTGGGGAAATGCTGAAAGTTTGCCTGCAATGGTCTACCAAAAAGATGCACCCAAGGGATTGAAGAAGCTGTTAAAGTTTGCTCGGAAGAGTAAGGGGGATGCAAATATAACTGGTTGGTCTAGTCCGTCAGTCTTTTCTGAAGGAGAGGATGATGCAGAAGAATCAAAAGTCAATAATAAGAGAAATTCTGATAATCTACTGCGAAAGGCAGCCCTTCACACAAAGAACCATGGGCAAGAAAAGACATTGTTGTCTGATGGCTTTGATCGTAATTTGAATTCTCATGAGCTTCCatctg CTCAATCAGGCATCAGAGCGTTTAATACCCACAAATTGCACAATGGCAGCGTTTCAGCTGCAGCCTCAACTACTAAAG GGACAAGGTCATTCTTCTCCCTATCTGCATTTAGGGGTAGTAAGCCAAGTTAG
- the LOC107919974 gene encoding uncharacterized protein isoform X1: MDGGDAILDYATIQILPSQNSYEAYACLGNNVEKLGVGVLRKILPHLPELNNLYTHGSNSNSNAANYKLQPPNNLKSPTWFTLSTFSRFLCIVGSTDCLDTAKVIEAEMSQLEEAKKFHLSLYAQGHQDHNRSSENDFHNSIDMVPTSKQFEVQNSSSETSKNELLRAMDSRLASLRSKLVAAFNQAVGETCSNEEVTHLAKFSETFGSNDVKNFLCMILELRDKCEIANPLNDVKSSCTHASVNGSINKTDGNNKISKPASSETPVKYGVSPAKVAQIERQSSTESEESSDSSDENQISAERSRALIRSASPRRSASPMRRVQIGRTGPRRAPALTVKSLGCFPAREKISYQRDVASADSEEEGSGNIKKPENNVQRMSVQDAINLFESKQRDQITDAPKRNSLANISLGPTKSALRRWSASMGESAVQCQSQNGSEDPVPEPSDNIIDNDIMERSTEVNLESDTRTRVENINETIDVRLEGLEESSCSPIDIQEVTDIIHEVEANETSKTAVEWSQQKEEELNQMHEKMMVNQLVSCRKPQSKVRQNLPPEQRGGFYHNYKEKRDQKLRGENAGKHAEKEATLRAMLKNLDERKARMASKNVNNTGKNDPSTKTQISVKNSQKLLKNPSQPANTRKETSKLSIAKKTSTRASPLPAVHKSWPSTPSPRTAGASPAKTSGATSSAGTMSTRRKPQSAQPAAQLGPKVESSLPQRRNAKATQTDKRGLVGVNEKQQQKLIKSSKPTKKKIAAAPGDSSNMLRAKPSLYNKVTKKSSVVPLESKPFLRKGSGFTSTDLVNKSKNPSQLEDSLKNTENSIDPQERDVIANASILVSEHQDASSPDHCDDAIQSETQPDGPPKCDLVESVKELAPDFDVGLKVVAGPSQCEEESTISPTAWVEVEEHRDLPNLSDVKTAEISSSADIAPIVSASPRVRHSLSQMLQEESSEGYIIDWGNAESLPAMVYQKDAPKGLKKLLKFARKSKGDANITGWSSPSVFSEGEDDAEESKVNNKRNSDNLLRKAALHTKNHGQEKTLLSDGFDRNLNSHELPSAQSGIRAFNTHKLHNGSVSAAASTTKGTRSFFSLSAFRGSKPS, from the exons ATGGACGGAGGAGATGCGATTTTAGATTACGCTACCATTCAGATTCTGCCTTCTCAAAACAg CTATGAGGCATATGCATGTCTTGGTAACAATGTGGAGAAACTGGGCGTCGGGGTTCTTCGAAAAATCTTGCCTCATTTGCCCGAGTTAAACAACTTGTACACCCATGGATCCAATTCTAATTCCAATGCTGCTAATTACAAACTGCAACCCCCCAACAATCTCAAATCTCCCACATGGTTTACTCTATCTACCTTCTCCAG ATTCCTGTGTATTGTGGGTTCTACTGATTGTTTGGATACTGCTAAAGTTATTGAAGCTGAGATGTCTCAGTTGGAGGAGGCCAAAAAATTTCATCTTTCTCTATATGCTCAG GGTCATCAAGATCATAATCGAAGTAGCGAAAATG ATTTCCACAACTCAATAGACATGGTTCCAACATCCAAA CAGTTTGAAGTCCAGAATTCATCATCAGAAACGTCAAA GAATGAGCTTTTGCGTGCTATGGACTCGAGACTTGCATCATTAAGAAGTAAGTTAGTTGCAGCTTTTAACCAAGCGGTTGGAGAAACCTGCTCCAATGAAGAAGTCACTCATCTAGCGAAGTTTTCAGAAACTTTTGGGTCAAATGATGTAAA GAATTTTTTATGCATGATTCTGGAGCTGAGAGACAAGTGCGAAATTGCTAATCCTCTGAATGATGTAAAGTCTTCATGCACTCATGCTTCAGTTAATGGCAGCATAAACAAGACTGatggaaataataaaatttcaaagccAGCAAGTTCAGAAACACCAGTTAAATATGGTGTTTCACCAGCAAAAGTTGCACAGATTGAACGTCAGAGCTCAACAGAAAGTGAGGAATCTTCTGACTCAAGTGACGAGAATCAAATATCTGCAGAAAGAAGTCGAGCTCTTATAAGATCTGCATCTCCTAGACGGTCTGCATCTCCAATGAGAAGGGTTCAAATTGGGAGAACTGGCCCGCGTAGAGCCCCTGCTCTGACAGTAAAGAGCCTTGGTTGCTTTCCTGCTAGAGAAAAGATATCATATCAAAGAGATGTAGCTTCAGCTGATAGTGAAGAGGAAGGATCCGGAAACATTAAGAAACCTGAGAATAATGTGCAGCGTATGAGTGTTCAAGATGCAATAAATCTTTTTGAAAGTAAACAAAGGGATCAGATTACTGATGCTCCAAAAAGGAACTCATTAGCGAACATCTCTCTTGGTCCAACTAAGTCTGCATTGAGAAGATGGAGTGCAAGTATGGGTGAATCAGCCGTCCAATGCCAATCACAAAATGGTTCTGAAGATCCTGTACCAGAGCCTTCTGATAATATCATTGATAATGATATTATGGAAAGGTCAACAGAAGTTAATTTGGAATCTGATACTAGGACTAGAGTGGAAAACATCAACGAAACTATTGATGTGAGGTTAGAAGGGCTGGAAGAGAGCTCATGTAGTCCTATAGATATTCAAGAGGTCACAGATATAATACACGAAGTGGAAGCTAATGAAACGTCAAAAACCGCAGTTGAATGGAGTCAACAGAAGGAAGAGGAGTTGAACCAGATGCATGAAAAAATGATGGTAAATCAGCTTGTTAGCTGTAGGAAGCCTCAATCTAAAGTCAGACAAAATCTGCCTCCAGAGCAGAGAGGTGGATTTTATCACAATTACAAGGAGAAGAGGGATCAAAAACTTAGAGGTGAGAATGCTGGAAAGCATGCTGAGAAAGAAGCAACATTGAGAGCAATGCTAAAAAATCTTGATGAGAGGAAAGCAAGAATGGCTTCCAAAAATGTGAATAATACTGGTAAAAATGATCCTtcaacaaaaacccaaatttctGTCAAGAATTCCCAAAAGTTACTTAAGAATCCTTCACAGCCTGCTAATACAAGGAAGGAAACCTCAAAACTTTCAATTGCAAAGAAGACTTCAACTAGAGCATCCCCCTTGCCTGCTGTTCATAAGTCTTGGCCTTCGACACCATCACCGAGAACAGCAGGGGCATCACCAGCTAAAACTTCTGGTGCAACCTCTTCTGCTGGCACTATGTCAACACGTCGGAAGCCTCAATCAGCGCAACCGGCAGCTCAACTGGGTCCTAAAGTGGAAAGTTCCCTGCCACAACGAAGAAATGCAAAGGCAACCCAGACTGATAAACGAGGTTTAGTGGGTGTGAATGAGAAGCAGCAACAAAAATTGATCAAAAGCAGcaaaccaacaaaaaaaaaaattgcagcaGCACCTGGGGACTCTTCCAATATGCTTCGGGCAAAGCCTAGTTTGTATAACAAGGTAACGAAGAAAAGTAGTGTAGTTCCATTGGAATCAAAGCCATTTCTCCGTAAAGGTTCAGGATTTACGTCTACAGATCTTGTTAACAAGAGTAAAAATCCTTCTCAGTTGGAGGACTCTTTGAAAAACACTGAAAATTCTATTGATCCTCAAGAGAGGGATGTGATTGCTAATGCTTCTATCTTGGTGAGTGAGCATCAGGATGCTTCATCACCGGACCATTGTGATGATGCTATTCAGTCAGAAACACAGCCGGATGGCCCTCCGAAATGTGACCTGGTTGAGAGTGTTAAAGAACTTGCACCTGATTTTGATGTTGGCTTAAAAGTTGTTGCCGGCCCTTCCCAATGTGAGGAAGAATCAACCATCTCACCAACTGCGTGGGTGGAAGTAGAAGAGCATCGAGACCTACCAAACCTATCTGATGTGAAAACAGCTGAAATTTCATCTTCAGCTGACATAGCACCCATTGTATCAGCAAGTCCACGTGTGCGCCATTCTCTGTCACAGATGCTGCAAGAAGAAAGTAGCGAAGGTTATATTATTGACTGGGGAAATGCTGAAAGTTTGCCTGCAATGGTCTACCAAAAAGATGCACCCAAGGGATTGAAGAAGCTGTTAAAGTTTGCTCGGAAGAGTAAGGGGGATGCAAATATAACTGGTTGGTCTAGTCCGTCAGTCTTTTCTGAAGGAGAGGATGATGCAGAAGAATCAAAAGTCAATAATAAGAGAAATTCTGATAATCTACTGCGAAAGGCAGCCCTTCACACAAAGAACCATGGGCAAGAAAAGACATTGTTGTCTGATGGCTTTGATCGTAATTTGAATTCTCATGAGCTTCCatctg CTCAATCAGGCATCAGAGCGTTTAATACCCACAAATTGCACAATGGCAGCGTTTCAGCTGCAGCCTCAACTACTAAAG GGACAAGGTCATTCTTCTCCCTATCTGCATTTAGGGGTAGTAAGCCAAGTTAG